The genomic window GGTGCATGAGGTTGCATATCAAGTTATATCGACTGATAATTCCCTCCCAATCACGTGCCTCGATATGTATATACGATTTTCAAAATTGCGATATATTGCGAGACGTGCAATTTTGCGATTTATCgcaagcatttttttaaatttttagaattggATTTTATTCGCAAAATATTGCAGTTAAAATGTAACTCAAAATCGAATGTAatcaagtatttatttatttattaaatatttatatgcacaaaaaatgtaaaacaaaaattatctcatatttaaatgcaataaatattgtatattttgttccaattatcgaatggttatttttaatgttagatattctttaattaatgtttaaagtttgtttcattttattaattcgtgaaaattttatataacatataatattacaagGTAATATgaacaataacaaaaatgaaagaaatagtCTTGgctacaaattttcaaattaccATTCCCGGGTTAGATTGTTCAAACCCACTACAATCAAAAAcgctataaattaatttaaaattattatagacgtagacaaatttttatttatggcaAGAAATgtatatgcattttttatgaataaagattcatatatgtttataataaataatatttaataaatagtcAATCGATTATTTTCCTAGATCACATTCGACTatagttaattaatttcttacgaCTTAAGACTTACTACACCCATAGACGGATGCTTTTACACAAGATGAGAAAACGCTTGTTGCACGGCAAAAAGCAGCGCGATAACCAATTGTTAATTTGCTCTTACGGAAAGTAATAAATTGATTGGCTTTCCTTGCTTTCTGCTGCGTATCAAGTTTCCCCTGAGGCTGTGTGCAAGAACCAAAGTCGTAGTCGTAAGTCAACGCACAAAAATCGACATAAACGTATGTCGTAGCAATTTATTGCGTCAAACTCTTGTATAATTACAGTAGTTGTTTTTGTTAAACTTCCACATCGTTAATGGtgagatattatattatataattatttcaaatatttttataccttGAATGAATGTGTAACAAAATAGTCTAGAAATGATTAGAAAACATAACCTTACTTatatattaaatcttttgtatatTGAGTCTTTATAGAtgcaaatttttacttttttatatgattttgtataattttatatattaatagtagctatttaaatttatttttaattttgttacgtaATAATAAGATTAAACATTTTTGACAATATGCTAAATGTTTTTCTGtggataaataaacaaaatgtcttttttaattactgtaacagttatttaataaaaaatattttttttatatgttttcagCGATATTAAAAGTGAATTACAGAAAATGGGAGATCATCATTATACAAATTTAACTGATGAATATGACACAATTAATCCAATCGTATATATTAAAACTATGGAATATTCACCTGAAACTGTTACTATTGAAGAAAAAGAGGGTGATGATGTTCTCATAGAATTATACAAGGAACgaaaatttttatacgataaCAGTcatcaagattttaaaaataaacagaaaaaagaaaatgcttGGATTGAAATTTCTCATATCATGCAACTGAAAAAACTAGGTTACTATactttcatcaaaataaaataatatacccataatatattttgttgcatCAATGATGCGCATAATACATCATTTAATGTTTGGTGAATAACTACGATAAATGATGTACTatacatattaaacataaattggAAAGCAttccatattatatatatttagatcCTGTGAATaactaaattgatatttattgtaatgttttttcatagGTAAGTACTATACACCTGAATATTGTCAAACAAGATGCACTTCTCTGAGAGATCAGTATACtcgtgaaaaaagaaatatgaaggATGCTTACCAAAATGGAAATGCTTCAAAACGTAAAACATTTGCATTGCGTAGTCAACTATCTTTCCTTGATCgttttattaaaagaagaagGTAAGAAGGAAttacattgtaaaataattgttcTCTAAAAGTGGTGAATTCCTAAGAAATTCTATTACTCTTTAGAACTTTTTCCTATTTTCAAAGAACAAAGAGCACACTTCAATCCATAAGAGATACAACAGTAACACATGAAAAGAATAGTAATAATGAATCTGATGAATCGGAGTGttcacaaaatattgttaaaatatctcGGAAAAGACATAGTACATGTCAAAATACATCTCAagaaaatatggaaaataatgAACAAGATCTTAATAGACATAACAAGGAAATAAACACTTCAAAGTTTAAAAGACATAGAAATGATGAATCAATAAGTATTGAAGATATGGATGATACAACTGTCAGTAATGCAAATGCGAATTCTCTCGAAAGCACGAAAGAAAATTCTACAAGTAACACAAGAACAATTGATCAATCATTTGCTAATTATATTCGCgtacatttagaaaatattccAGAACCTGAAAAATCAACAAGAAAGAAAATGATAATTGACGCCCTTACTGCACCACTACCCAAAacgtaataatattgtattttttaatttataatattttttttagtttttatttaattaatcgtgtatttaaaaaaataattttaattattattagaaaaataattataaaaataatttcagaattttatttttaattacacaaaacAACTGTTCAAAAAATCACTTTGTTTAtagttgtataattttttagtatcaCTAAactattaaatgtatttttaatatatttgaaagtacGTTTCCAGtaaatgtttatgtattttttgtaaaatttaaaattaaatacttataaaactGTCTGTTGCAATATTCTGTAACACTAATAGCactcttttaatataattaaggCTAATGATCGAAAACGAGACATAAGCACTTACATCTATCATAGTCGTAGACGTAAAACAAggcaaaaaaatgtaaattgtaaaaaatgtttacatatatgtttttctcttttttatcttACGTCTTACTGTTTACGACTACAACAGACATAAACGCTTATGTTTCATTCTCTACTATTAagcaaaatattattcaaaaatatttcattatttttcttttatgcagATGTACCTTTTTAAAACGTtgcacatgtgaaatgctgatGAAACAATTATTTCACCATTTGGCCGCCATACATCAataattctgttttaaaaaatgataggTAAGtgaagaaatgttttaataaatcaaaattattgtaaataataaatacatgctTATTTACAAGATTAAACATTAGCATATTTTCactaaagatttaaaaattttaggttttgaaaaaattagacGATATATTTGTGTATACAAGAGATTCTTTTGAAACTACCATATATTtcctaaaaaattgtaaacataaattaatgcaaatggacgcatttaatttgtaataaatgtaacatttttattatataaatagattatatatttattctccatataaatctttttttatacaaaatcatATTGCCATTTTATTTCATCTGCAGAATTTGTGAAACAATAGCATTATAAGAACAGAATCCATTCCATCTCTCTTCTGATGTTTTGAAGTCAATGCAGtttctatgaaattttaaaattggaaataaaaaaaaaacgatgcgcgatttttttcaatttaaatttgaaacagATTTGTTTACAAAacgtatcatattttataaacaatgtaatgaaaaatatgaaacataaGACACaagaacttttattatattaaaattcatactTTGATTTTATTACGCTTTACACAGGCACGTTTCGCTATCTATTTCAAGACAAATCGTCATGCTCTTTCTGCGTTAGAATGTCGTTTATAGTATTACAccacttataaatataaaatgtaactaCATATGATACTAATAACCTCTTGAGCTGAACATTATGCTGTGGACAATTTAACCAATGTAAATCCATATGCATATACAACTCAGTTTCTAACATTAATGCTGTATGATGTACATAACAGACGTTGCTCATTTTTGGCGTTAATAGATCATCAGCGTTCTTAAATGTCTGTATCAAGTTGTTATTAGCTAATTCGGATTTTGTAACATCCATCAGGAGATTCTTACACGTGTCACAATCTTTGATATGTGAATTATTTAGGATTTTTGCTGCAATAAAGTTGCAAATGTTCAGATAATCATGTGTTACTTCCAAAGGCCTTTCCAAATCTGACATTGAACTGTCGTTGCGTCTAGTTTCTACATTACAGATAAATTCTTTTAACGTAAACAACAACGATccatctattttattttcgctATTATTCTCCACGACACGAGGTGACGtcaaattattgattaataatgtTTTGAAGGAACTCTCGAATTCCGCACATGTGGGATTGGTATTCCTTATTCCAAAAGATCTGATCTGCCCAAAAAAATGTCGAAGGCAATCCTGGTTCAAAATTCGAGGCTTCAAACATTTAAATTCGTACGTTTTCAATATCACCCACAATTTGCGTAATCCTCTTATAGTAGAGatccaatttttcaaaatattcgaaTCTCTCAATTGATTCTTGTTTGTTCGATCAACAAATCGCATTCTCTGTAACCTCTTTATTGCCCTCTCCCAGAATGGAAAATGCGGGCTATTATGTGAAATAGCAACTCTTAACGATTTCTCCGGCTTTAACGTGTGTCCATTTACAGAATCGAACAGTCGatcaaaaaaaagtattatttccGCTGTATCTCGTCCTTTCTTTTCCGGCATTTTTAGTGGTCCATAAAATGTATTCACGTGTCCTACaaaagaacattaaaaaaaataattcttgatcATATGATTAGGTACATAATTACATTGAACttcagttttaatattaaattatattttttaattatattaaatttgcataaatatataccTTCCAGTTTGGTGTGATGGTGTATGAATCCGCCCATCGTCATACTTAAAACCTGCGCCGCgttttttactctttttctctttattttactttttattatgtgCTCCGCAGTAATTTTCGGCATTAATCGATACATGCTATGAGTTAAGTCCATGTGATACGCTTGTTCGATGATTTCCCACGACGCAAATTTTCGTTCTTCTCCTTCCTCACGATCAAACTCAAGATCGTTATTTAATAAGTTGTTGCGTATGCCTTTGATGAGATGTGGTGGGTCGTATAATGGGATTATATCTTGCTTTTTTATCGTTATATAACCATCTAgcgaaataagaaatatttaataacttgtatttaacaaattattcaaataaataataaaaaaatttaataaaatagagtaataaataaaaatatagtaactatatatgtaatttaatcattcaaattgtatttaataaaacagtaattatataataaatgtaaatagttATAATCtttaaagcaataattatttgattgaaaGCGCACTTACAATACAGTTGTCCTCGTTTCGATTTCAGCCTTGCCGATTCTagcttcattttatttatagctGTGATATTCCTTTTTCCATCGTTGCATATAAAGGCGACTAGTTTTAATCCACTATTGATTATAATTTTGGAAATATCTTTGATCCACTCGACAAGTTGATCGGTTTTCGTCGCACCGTCGCAAAAGTAATACGCTAGTGGAAACTTCCATCCACTTTGTATGCCACGCaccataaaaattaatgcatgaTCAGTGAACCGTGCTCTCCTCTTGACACCAAAATCTTCAAAACCGAGAATATGTTTCTTTTTCTCATCATAATCCACGTGAGGTTGCAATAACATCTCGTCCCACATTAAAAGACATACTTTATCTCTCTCCTTCATTAATCCCACTTGCTTCTTCAGacgttgatttataaaattaattggacCTGGATGGATATTAATTTTCTGAAGTATAGACCGTAATGTTTGTATGCTGGGCAGATTGAAAACTTGTGTCAGGTATTGGTAACATTTGCTGGATTGCTTCATGATAGATAAAGCT from Solenopsis invicta isolate M01_SB chromosome 2, UNIL_Sinv_3.0, whole genome shotgun sequence includes these protein-coding regions:
- the LOC105196748 gene encoding uncharacterized protein LOC105196748 isoform X1 → MGDHHYTNLTDEYDTINPIVYIKTMEYSPETVTIEEKEGDDVLIELYKERKFLYDNSHQDFKNKQKKENAWIEISHIMQLKKLGKYYTPEYCQTRCTSLRDQYTREKRNMKDAYQNGNASKRKTFALRSQLSFLDRFIKRRRTFSYFQRTKSTLQSIRDTTVTHEKNSNNESDESECSQNIVKISRKRHSTCQNTSQENMENNEQDLNRHNKEINTSKFKRHRNDESISIEDMDDTTVSNANANSLESTKENSTSNTRTIDQSFANYIRVHLENIPEPEKSTRKKMIIDALTAPLPKTCTFLKRCTCEMLMKQLFHHLAAIHQ
- the LOC105196748 gene encoding uncharacterized protein LOC105196748 isoform X2 — protein: MGDHHYTNLTDEYDTINPIVYIKTMEYSPETVTIEEKEGDDVLIELYKERKFLYDNSHQDFKNKQKKENAWIEISHIMQLKKLGKYYTPEYCQTRCTSLRDQYTREKRNMKDAYQNGNASKRKTFALRSQLSFLDRFIKRRRTKSTLQSIRDTTVTHEKNSNNESDESECSQNIVKISRKRHSTCQNTSQENMENNEQDLNRHNKEINTSKFKRHRNDESISIEDMDDTTVSNANANSLESTKENSTSNTRTIDQSFANYIRVHLENIPEPEKSTRKKMIIDALTAPLPKTCTFLKRCTCEMLMKQLFHHLAAIHQ